A region of Bacillus rossius redtenbacheri isolate Brsri chromosome 2, Brsri_v3, whole genome shotgun sequence DNA encodes the following proteins:
- the LOC134529280 gene encoding uncharacterized protein LOC134529280, translated as MHEYAQDAMTYVRNYGTPDLFITFTCNPKWTEIERELEPGQKPQDRHDIIARVFQQKLKVMMDVLTKYRVFGDTRCYMYSVEWQKRGLPHAHILIWLLNKLHSNEVDDIISAEIPDPVTDPHLHDIVTTQMVHGLCGALNPLSPCMPDGKCTKRYPRPLVAETVTGNDGYPVYRRRSKEDNGRTIKVKVQNQDIEIGNEFIVPYCPLLSRIFETHANVESCHSAKSIKYLCKYVTKGSDMAVFGIASENANDEISNFQMGRYVSTNEALWRLLSFQIHERYPTVVHLAVHLENGQRVYFTEANAAQRAERPPSTTLTSFFAMCEADPFVATLMYLEMPKYYTWNQSTKKFQRRK; from the coding sequence ATGCACGAATACGCTCAAGATGCTATGACGTACGTACGAAATTATGGAACTccggatttatttattacgttCACATGCAATCCGAAGTGGACGGAAATTGAACGTGAGTTGGAACCGGGCCAAAAACCGCAAGATCGCCATGACATAATCGCCAGAGTATTTCAGCAAAAACTCAAGGTTATGATGGATGTGCTTACTAAGTATCGAGTTTTTGGTGACACGCGTTGTTATATGTACTCGGTGGAATGGCAGAAGCGTGGACTACCGCATGCTCATATCCTAATTTGGTTGCTGAACAAATTACATTCAAATGAAGTGGATGACATCATATCAGCTGAAATTCCTGATCCAGTCACTGATCCCCATCTACACGACATTGTGACGACACAGATGGTGCATGGACTGTGCGGTGCATTAAATCCATTATCGCCTTGCATGCCAGATGGAAAGTGCACAAAACGATATCCGCGACCGTTAGTTGCTGAAACAGTCACAGGGAACGATGGATATCCAGTTTATCGTCGGCGTTCAAAAGAAGATAATGGTCGAACTATCAAAGTTAAAGTTCAAAATCAAGATATTGAGATCGGAAATGAATTCATTGTACCATATTGCCCGCTGCTATCACGAATTTTCGAAACACATGCAAACGTTGAGAGTTGTCATTCGGCCAAATCAATCAAATATTTGTGCAAGTACGTCACAAAAGGCAGCGACATGGCTGTGTTTGGTATTGCGTCGGAAAATGCGAATGACGAAATCAGCAACTTCCAAATGGGCAGATACGTCAGTACTAATGAAGCACTGTGGCGATTGTTGTCATTTCAAATTCATGAAAGATATCCCACAGTTGTACATTTAGCAGTGCATTTGGAAAATGGCCAAAGAGTTTACTTCACTGAGGCTAATGCGGCACAACGAGCTGAGAGACCACCATCGACAACATTGACTAGCTTCTTTGCAATGTGTGAAGCAGATCCATTCGTAGCGACGCTGATGTACCTTGAAATGCCCAAGTATTATACTTGGAATCAATCAACAAAGAAATTCCAACGTCGCAAATAA